One genomic window of Cystobacter fuscus DSM 2262 includes the following:
- a CDS encoding glycoside hydrolase — MSIQARKSFSWAARVATSLVAALTLGATQARADYVATPNPSSTFGTWQGWGCSLAWWAHAFGDREDLADAVFTHNAAVSLSTNAGTYSVPGLGMNVVRYNIGGYGTRAVGTTVPLYPSTSTLPDFKRIPGYWLDWSSTDPSSSSFDWNTDSRQRNMMWKARDRGANVFEAFSNSPMWWMDYNKSSAGSNGGGDNLQSWNHGDFARYLATVVKYAKDHWGVNFTTVEPFNEPAETWWTYPKNQEGCHFDNATQRQVLGHLRTELNNRGLQNVGISASDENSPDRALSTWNAFDATTKGLVNQMNVHGYSGLEPYRGPNRGPLYSATSGKRRWVSEYGDGDGSGMPMADSIMRDLWEYHPSAWVYWQPFDSGGWGLVQSNPGDNWIGTANAKWYVMAQFSRHIRPGMTLLSGDDRNTVFAYDAAARKLVVVTVNFATAQWINYDLSRFGTVSGPITRWSTVTASGGERYAQYRDTSLSGKRFWSWFPANTVQTFEVQGISP; from the coding sequence ATGTCGATTCAAGCAAGGAAGTCCTTCTCATGGGCGGCCCGTGTCGCGACCTCACTCGTCGCGGCACTGACGCTCGGTGCGACCCAGGCACGGGCCGACTATGTCGCCACGCCCAACCCCTCCAGCACCTTCGGCACGTGGCAGGGGTGGGGCTGTTCGCTGGCCTGGTGGGCCCATGCCTTCGGAGACCGCGAGGACCTGGCGGATGCCGTCTTCACCCACAACGCCGCGGTGAGCCTGTCCACCAACGCTGGCACCTACTCCGTGCCGGGTCTCGGCATGAACGTGGTCCGTTACAACATCGGCGGTTATGGCACCCGGGCCGTCGGGACGACCGTTCCCCTGTATCCCTCCACGAGCACGCTCCCGGACTTCAAGCGCATCCCTGGCTATTGGCTCGACTGGTCCAGCACGGATCCCTCCTCTTCCAGCTTCGACTGGAACACGGACTCCCGGCAGCGCAACATGATGTGGAAGGCACGGGATCGCGGTGCGAACGTCTTCGAGGCGTTCTCCAACTCACCCATGTGGTGGATGGACTACAACAAGAGCTCCGCGGGCAGCAATGGCGGCGGTGACAACCTCCAGTCCTGGAACCACGGCGACTTCGCTCGCTATCTGGCCACCGTCGTCAAGTACGCCAAGGACCACTGGGGCGTGAACTTCACCACGGTCGAGCCGTTCAACGAGCCGGCGGAAACCTGGTGGACGTACCCCAAGAACCAGGAAGGCTGTCACTTCGACAACGCCACGCAACGCCAGGTCCTCGGCCACCTGCGCACCGAGCTGAACAACCGGGGGCTCCAGAACGTGGGCATCTCCGCCTCGGACGAGAACTCTCCGGACCGGGCGCTCAGCACCTGGAACGCCTTCGATGCGACCACGAAGGGTCTGGTCAACCAGATGAACGTGCACGGCTACAGTGGCCTCGAGCCCTACCGGGGGCCGAACCGGGGTCCCCTCTACTCGGCCACGAGTGGCAAGCGGCGCTGGGTCTCCGAGTATGGGGATGGAGATGGCAGCGGCATGCCGATGGCGGACTCCATCATGCGCGATCTGTGGGAGTACCACCCGTCCGCCTGGGTCTACTGGCAGCCGTTCGACAGCGGGGGGTGGGGTCTCGTCCAGTCCAACCCCGGTGACAACTGGATCGGGACGGCCAATGCCAAATGGTATGTCATGGCCCAGTTCAGCCGACACATCCGGCCGGGCATGACCCTGCTGAGTGGCGATGACCGCAACACCGTGTTCGCCTATGACGCCGCGGCCCGCAAGCTGGTCGTGGTGACGGTGAACTTCGCGACGGCCCAGTGGATCAACTATGATTTGTCCCGATTCGGCACGGTCAGTGGCCCCATCACCCGTTGGTCCACGGTGACCGCGAGCGGGGGAGAGCGGTACGCGCAATACCGTGACACGAGCTTGAGCGGGAAGCGCTTCTGGTCGTGGTTCCCCGCCAACACCGTCCAGACCTTCGAGGTCCAGGGCATCTCCCCTTGA
- a CDS encoding PKD domain-containing protein, giving the protein MKPCVAAVVGLLLLAPVEAFSFATGKDVTFVSVELLDSTGTADSCDDDGVLDTGETARVHVTLRNNGTERLAKTSMTLSSEDPDVSFPKGEKVLFPASDPGKNTSAELTMRLSGPAKPRDITLRIDYRDDEQQVPGDKTHTAVYRVNTDELPGTSTHETVESPHHPWTLAASTKNLSPWTRQIDPTDTNWFFRGPNNAVIGELTLVSPPLQVSETEAFRFTFQHRYSFERLDSNVSYDGAVIELSPDGGKTWVNIGTSVDPTYNSTIYASGDNPLKGWKAYGGQSPGYPAFAPATANLATNYAGKTVLLRFRIGTDSEQGDTGWDLDDLQFEGLVNTPFSSSGPHRGLCLNRVPVANAGPDQTVNERRLVTLSGSGTDPEGRPLTYEWKQTKGPTVSLSDASAPNPTFVSPKVTADTDFQFELRVRDEVNTSLPDSVNVRVRDLPQGNHAPTVTAKLELSVFELDTVTLEASGTDADGDPLTYQWTQVGRPPVTLDGATTEKATFVAPEVTETLKLTFQIVASDGEQSSAPVTVTVTVNNREHAPVAAVEPVDAVEEGSLVTLKGSATDEDGVTRFAYTWKQVSGPSVSLSDRDTASPSFTAPNVDKETKLIFQLVVSDGKLDSKPVRVTVVVQDTSLEAQAGADQRVREGSGVTLNGSDSKGTGLDYTWTQVDGPPVNLILAGSKAMFNTPDVDEETALTFQLQVTDGRGRSSEDTVTVRVTDQLPSAPDSGCGCAGGQDGGVPMAVLLLLSALGFRFPKKS; this is encoded by the coding sequence TTGAAACCATGCGTCGCCGCGGTGGTGGGTCTCCTCCTGCTCGCTCCGGTGGAAGCCTTCAGCTTCGCCACCGGCAAGGACGTGACGTTCGTCAGCGTGGAGTTGCTCGACTCCACGGGAACGGCGGACTCCTGTGACGATGACGGAGTGCTCGACACGGGCGAGACCGCGCGCGTGCACGTCACGCTGCGCAACAACGGCACCGAGCGGCTCGCGAAGACGAGCATGACGCTCTCCAGCGAGGACCCGGACGTCTCCTTCCCCAAGGGGGAGAAGGTGCTCTTTCCCGCCTCGGATCCGGGCAAGAACACCAGCGCGGAGCTGACGATGAGACTCTCGGGTCCCGCCAAGCCACGCGATATCACCCTGCGCATCGACTACCGCGACGACGAGCAGCAGGTGCCTGGAGACAAGACGCACACGGCGGTGTACCGGGTGAACACGGACGAGCTGCCGGGGACGAGCACCCACGAGACGGTGGAGTCACCCCATCACCCGTGGACCCTCGCGGCCAGCACGAAGAACCTCTCGCCGTGGACGCGCCAGATCGATCCGACGGACACGAACTGGTTCTTCCGCGGACCGAACAACGCGGTGATCGGAGAACTCACGCTCGTCTCGCCACCCCTCCAGGTATCGGAGACCGAGGCGTTCCGGTTCACCTTCCAGCATCGCTACTCCTTCGAGCGACTCGACTCGAACGTCTCCTATGACGGCGCCGTCATCGAGCTGAGCCCGGATGGCGGGAAGACCTGGGTGAATATCGGCACCTCGGTAGACCCCACCTACAACTCGACCATCTATGCGTCAGGGGACAACCCACTCAAGGGCTGGAAGGCGTATGGAGGCCAGAGTCCCGGCTACCCCGCGTTCGCTCCGGCCACCGCCAACCTCGCGACCAACTACGCGGGAAAGACGGTGCTCCTCCGCTTCCGCATCGGCACGGACTCCGAGCAGGGCGACACGGGCTGGGACCTGGATGACCTCCAGTTCGAGGGGCTGGTGAACACCCCCTTCAGCTCGTCGGGGCCGCACCGGGGCCTGTGCCTCAACCGGGTGCCGGTGGCGAACGCGGGCCCGGATCAGACCGTCAACGAGCGGCGCCTGGTGACGCTCTCTGGCAGCGGAACGGATCCCGAGGGCCGCCCGCTCACCTACGAGTGGAAGCAGACCAAGGGCCCGACCGTGTCACTCAGTGACGCGAGCGCGCCCAACCCCACCTTCGTCTCGCCCAAGGTGACGGCGGACACGGATTTCCAGTTCGAGCTGCGGGTGCGCGATGAGGTGAACACGAGCCTCCCAGACTCGGTGAACGTGCGGGTGCGCGACCTCCCCCAAGGCAACCACGCGCCCACGGTGACAGCCAAGCTGGAATTGAGCGTCTTCGAGCTGGACACGGTGACCCTGGAGGCCTCGGGCACGGACGCGGACGGGGATCCCCTCACCTACCAGTGGACGCAGGTGGGCAGGCCCCCCGTCACCCTGGACGGTGCCACCACTGAAAAGGCCACCTTCGTCGCCCCCGAGGTGACGGAGACACTCAAGCTCACCTTCCAGATCGTCGCCAGCGACGGCGAGCAGTCGAGCGCCCCGGTCACCGTCACCGTGACCGTGAACAACCGTGAGCATGCGCCGGTGGCCGCGGTGGAGCCGGTGGATGCTGTGGAAGAGGGCTCCCTCGTGACGCTCAAGGGGAGCGCCACGGATGAGGATGGGGTGACCAGGTTCGCCTACACGTGGAAACAGGTGAGCGGCCCCAGCGTCTCCCTGAGCGACCGCGACACGGCCTCGCCCTCCTTCACCGCGCCCAACGTGGACAAGGAGACGAAGCTGATCTTCCAGCTCGTCGTGAGCGATGGAAAGCTGGACAGCAAACCGGTGAGGGTGACCGTGGTCGTCCAGGACACGTCGCTGGAGGCCCAGGCGGGTGCGGACCAGCGCGTGCGTGAGGGCAGTGGGGTGACGCTCAACGGCTCGGACTCGAAGGGCACCGGCCTGGACTACACCTGGACCCAGGTGGACGGTCCCCCGGTGAACCTCATCCTGGCGGGCTCGAAAGCCATGTTCAACACGCCCGACGTGGATGAGGAGACGGCACTCACCTTCCAGCTCCAGGTGACGGACGGCCGCGGAAGAAGCAGCGAGGACACCGTCACCGTGCGCGTGACCGACCAGTTGCCGTCTGCTCCGGACTCGGGCTGTGGCTGCGCCGGGGGCCAGGATGGGGGCGTGCCCATGGCGGTCCTCCTGCTGCTCTCGGCGCTCGGCTTTCGTTTTCCGAAGAAGAGCTGA
- a CDS encoding GNAT family N-acetyltransferase, giving the protein MTTPAVVEIDHRDPALQAAFCDYVPRVFRTVDFRRWCAWGGWNDDYRAFSVLDEGRVVANASVMRMRLRVEGREIIGYQFGAVGCVPSHRGRGLSRVVMRAALESCGEAPVLLFANENVLGFYPRFGFTPRTQALFGAAFHAVPGGEPAPVLELEEAQVRSGLVSLSEEGLPVTDHFGSRGHARIASWYAANAFSRPLRQLHADAWVFAGVEDGTLYIDDIFAREPFDLRPHIPRLIDQPITAVHFGFTPERWWPRAEVVGEDSEAYLFVRNLGPPSGPHRFPVMART; this is encoded by the coding sequence ATGACCACCCCCGCCGTCGTGGAAATCGACCACCGCGATCCCGCGCTGCAAGCCGCCTTCTGTGACTATGTGCCTCGGGTCTTCCGTACCGTGGACTTCCGGCGCTGGTGCGCGTGGGGTGGATGGAACGATGACTATCGAGCCTTCTCGGTGCTCGACGAGGGGCGTGTGGTGGCCAATGCCTCGGTGATGAGGATGCGGCTGCGGGTCGAGGGCCGCGAGATCATTGGCTACCAGTTCGGCGCGGTCGGCTGCGTGCCCTCCCACCGGGGCAGGGGGTTGTCGCGGGTGGTGATGCGGGCGGCGCTCGAGTCTTGCGGCGAAGCGCCCGTGCTGTTGTTCGCCAACGAGAACGTGCTCGGTTTCTATCCGCGCTTCGGGTTCACGCCTCGGACGCAGGCGTTGTTCGGCGCGGCGTTCCACGCGGTGCCTGGAGGTGAGCCCGCGCCGGTGCTCGAGCTGGAGGAGGCCCAGGTGCGCTCGGGACTGGTCTCCCTGTCCGAAGAGGGGCTCCCGGTGACTGATCACTTCGGCTCACGCGGCCATGCGAGGATCGCGAGCTGGTATGCGGCGAATGCCTTTTCCCGACCGCTGCGCCAACTGCACGCGGATGCCTGGGTGTTCGCCGGTGTCGAGGATGGCACGCTCTACATCGACGACATCTTCGCGCGTGAGCCCTTCGACCTGCGGCCCCACATCCCACGATTGATTGACCAGCCCATCACCGCGGTCCACTTCGGCTTCACGCCCGAGCGCTGGTGGCCTCGGGCGGAGGTCGTCGGCGAGGACTCGGAGGCCTACCTCTTCGTGCGCAACCTGGGGCCACCGTCCGGGCCTCATCGGTTTCCGGTGATGGCACGAACCTGA
- a CDS encoding ABA4-like family protein, translating to MRVETVFNLFNYGVFPAWALLLFAPRWKWTRRLVHSVLIPVLLGVAHLGLMLGLNLSASIPEGASAASLQGAMLLFSDPWVAVLCWIHYLAFDLFVGAWIVRDAGRRGLPHLAVAPCVLLTMMYGPTGLLVYLILRFFMRRALTLQEEPGAEKAA from the coding sequence ATGAGAGTCGAAACCGTATTCAACCTCTTCAACTATGGTGTGTTTCCCGCGTGGGCGCTGCTGCTGTTCGCACCGCGTTGGAAGTGGACTCGGCGGCTGGTCCACTCCGTGCTGATACCCGTGCTGCTGGGAGTGGCGCATCTCGGCCTGATGCTGGGTTTGAATCTGAGTGCGTCCATCCCCGAGGGAGCCAGCGCGGCGAGTCTCCAGGGCGCCATGCTGCTCTTCAGCGACCCCTGGGTGGCGGTGCTCTGCTGGATCCACTACCTGGCGTTCGACCTGTTCGTCGGCGCGTGGATCGTCCGGGATGCGGGGCGTCGCGGGCTCCCCCATCTGGCGGTAGCCCCCTGTGTCCTGTTGACCATGATGTATGGCCCGACAGGGCTCCTGGTGTACCTCATCCTCCGGTTCTTCATGCGCAGGGCACTCACGCTTCAAGAGGAACCCGGGGCCGAGAAGGCCGCATGA
- a CDS encoding X2-like carbohydrate binding domain-containing protein, whose amino-acid sequence MAAAIGSAWSGLVPEARAAPSAAYNWRDVVTGGGGGFIPGIIFNKKQKDLIYARTDIGGAYRWNAATSSWIPLSDTTGWVDWNKNGVDALATDPVEPNRVYMATGTYTNDWDTNGQIMRSTDKGDTWQVTPLPFKVGGNMPGRSMGERLVIDPNKNNILFFGARSGNGLWKSTDYGATWTKVTQFPNPGTYVQDPNNSYGNDIVGLAWITFDPGTGTAGSATQTLYVGVADKENNLCRSTDGGATWEAIPGQPVGFLPHHGELASNGNLYITYSDGVGPYDGTKGDVWRFNTQTGVWTNISPVPSSSTDNYYGYGGLAVDAQHPDTLVVATLNSWWPDANLFRSTNGGATWTAIWDWDGYPSRKLRYTQDISGAPWLSLGIEPIPPTPSPKLGWMIGDLEIDPFNSNRLMYGTGATLYGTNNLTDWDSGGKVNISVMARGIEETAIMELISPPAGAPLLSAMGDISGFRHDDLTAPPAKTMSVPAWSTTYGIDYAELNPGFVVRVGMADYSADANARSVGLSHDGGANWYKASSEPTGTKGGGTVAVSADGNAIVWSTSDVGVYSSKSGGNSWTASSGIPAGAKIAADRVNPNKFYAYSAGRFYLSTNGGATFTQTAAAGLPSSGAASLKAVPGREGDVWFAGGNESPGPYGLWHSIDSGATFTKLANVQEADGVGFGKAAPGQSYMALYVIARIDGVRGFFRSDDGGASWVRVNDAQHQYARVTTITGDPRVYGRVYVGTNGRGIVYGDPVGGTPDPDPDPVKQSTISPTSSSFDKKTGNQADITVTMTLNGNTFGGIKNGTATLVSGTDYTVSGSIVTLSKSYLARQPVGTTSLSFQFSAGTSPVLAITVIDTTSTGSGNIKVQMYNGSTAAAVNGISPRFKLINTGTIAVALSTVKLRYYYTIDGEKAQSFFCDWSHVGGSNVTGTFVKLATPTTGADHYLEIGFTSGAGSLAAGQSIEIQVRFSKADWSNYTQSGDYSFASTGATYADWIKATGYVSGGLQWGLEP is encoded by the coding sequence TTGGCCGCGGCCATTGGCTCGGCCTGGAGTGGCCTTGTCCCCGAGGCGCGAGCGGCTCCGAGCGCCGCCTACAACTGGCGCGACGTCGTGACGGGAGGCGGGGGCGGTTTCATTCCGGGAATCATCTTCAACAAGAAGCAGAAGGATTTGATCTACGCCCGGACGGACATTGGCGGTGCGTACCGCTGGAATGCCGCGACCTCCAGTTGGATTCCGCTCTCCGACACGACGGGCTGGGTGGATTGGAATAAGAATGGTGTCGATGCCCTGGCCACCGACCCGGTCGAGCCAAACCGCGTCTACATGGCGACCGGCACCTATACGAATGACTGGGATACGAACGGGCAGATCATGCGTTCGACCGACAAGGGGGACACGTGGCAGGTGACGCCCCTTCCCTTCAAGGTCGGCGGCAACATGCCCGGGCGCTCCATGGGGGAGCGCCTGGTGATTGATCCGAACAAGAACAACATCCTGTTCTTCGGCGCCCGCAGCGGCAACGGGCTCTGGAAGAGCACGGACTACGGCGCGACCTGGACGAAAGTCACCCAATTCCCCAACCCCGGGACCTACGTTCAAGATCCGAACAACTCCTACGGGAATGACATTGTCGGGCTGGCATGGATCACGTTCGACCCGGGCACGGGGACGGCGGGCAGCGCGACGCAGACCCTCTACGTGGGAGTCGCGGACAAGGAGAACAACCTCTGCCGCAGCACGGACGGCGGCGCCACCTGGGAGGCGATTCCCGGCCAGCCCGTCGGCTTTCTGCCGCACCACGGTGAGCTCGCCTCCAATGGCAACCTCTACATCACCTATAGCGATGGCGTCGGTCCCTACGACGGCACCAAGGGAGATGTCTGGAGGTTCAACACCCAGACGGGGGTCTGGACGAACATCAGCCCCGTGCCGAGCAGCAGCACGGACAACTATTATGGCTACGGTGGTCTCGCCGTCGATGCCCAGCACCCGGACACGCTCGTGGTCGCCACGCTGAACAGCTGGTGGCCGGATGCCAACCTCTTCCGCAGCACGAACGGCGGTGCGACCTGGACGGCGATCTGGGACTGGGATGGCTACCCGAGCCGGAAGCTCCGCTACACGCAAGACATCTCGGGAGCTCCCTGGCTGTCGCTGGGCATCGAGCCCATCCCGCCGACGCCTTCTCCCAAGCTGGGTTGGATGATCGGGGATCTCGAGATCGACCCCTTCAACTCCAACCGGCTGATGTACGGCACGGGCGCGACCCTGTACGGCACGAACAACCTCACGGACTGGGACAGCGGCGGCAAGGTGAATATCTCCGTCATGGCCAGGGGCATCGAGGAGACGGCCATCATGGAGCTGATCAGCCCGCCGGCTGGAGCACCGCTCCTCAGCGCCATGGGCGACATTTCCGGCTTCCGCCATGATGACCTGACGGCACCGCCCGCCAAGACGATGTCCGTGCCGGCGTGGAGCACGACGTACGGCATCGACTACGCGGAGCTCAACCCGGGCTTCGTGGTCCGTGTGGGAATGGCGGATTACTCGGCGGATGCCAATGCCAGGTCGGTGGGCCTCTCTCATGACGGAGGCGCGAACTGGTACAAGGCCTCCTCCGAGCCGACGGGAACGAAGGGCGGGGGGACGGTCGCGGTCTCGGCCGACGGCAACGCCATCGTGTGGAGCACGTCGGATGTGGGGGTGTACTCCTCGAAGTCGGGCGGCAATTCCTGGACGGCCAGCAGCGGCATTCCGGCGGGCGCGAAGATCGCGGCCGACCGCGTGAACCCGAACAAGTTCTACGCCTACTCGGCGGGCAGGTTCTATCTCAGCACCAACGGAGGCGCCACGTTCACCCAGACGGCCGCGGCGGGTCTTCCCAGCAGCGGAGCCGCCTCGCTCAAGGCCGTTCCTGGCCGTGAAGGTGACGTCTGGTTCGCTGGTGGCAATGAGAGCCCCGGCCCCTATGGCCTGTGGCATTCGATCGATTCCGGCGCGACCTTCACGAAGCTGGCGAACGTGCAGGAGGCCGACGGAGTCGGGTTCGGGAAGGCGGCGCCGGGCCAGAGCTACATGGCCCTGTACGTCATCGCCAGGATCGACGGTGTGCGCGGTTTCTTCCGATCGGACGATGGGGGTGCTTCCTGGGTGAGGGTGAATGACGCTCAGCACCAATACGCGAGGGTCACGACGATCACCGGAGATCCGCGGGTGTATGGCCGCGTCTATGTGGGCACGAACGGCCGCGGGATCGTCTATGGCGACCCGGTGGGCGGCACGCCGGATCCGGACCCGGATCCGGTCAAGCAGTCGACCATCAGTCCGACGAGCTCGTCCTTCGACAAGAAGACGGGCAATCAAGCGGACATCACCGTGACGATGACGCTGAACGGAAATACCTTCGGCGGCATCAAGAATGGCACGGCGACGCTCGTGTCCGGCACGGATTACACCGTCTCTGGCTCGATCGTGACCCTGTCGAAGAGCTATCTGGCCAGGCAGCCGGTCGGGACGACGAGCCTGTCCTTCCAGTTCAGCGCGGGCACTTCACCCGTTCTGGCCATCACGGTGATCGACACGACCTCCACTGGCTCGGGGAACATCAAGGTGCAGATGTACAACGGGTCCACGGCGGCGGCCGTCAATGGCATCAGCCCGAGGTTCAAGCTGATCAATACGGGAACGATCGCCGTCGCGCTCTCGACCGTCAAGCTCCGCTACTACTACACCATTGACGGAGAGAAGGCGCAGAGCTTCTTCTGCGACTGGTCCCACGTGGGCGGATCGAATGTCACCGGAACCTTCGTCAAGCTGGCGACACCGACCACCGGCGCCGATCACTACCTCGAGATTGGCTTCACGAGTGGGGCAGGCAGCCTCGCGGCCGGACAGAGCATCGAGATCCAGGTCCGGTTCTCCAAAGCCGATTGGAGCAACTACACGCAGTCGGGCGACTACTCCTTTGCCTCGACGGGCGCCACGTATGCGGACTGGATCAAGGCGACCGGATATGTCTCCGGCGGCCTCCAGTGGGGCCTGGAGCCCTGA